A single window of Syngnathus acus chromosome 23, fSynAcu1.2, whole genome shotgun sequence DNA harbors:
- the LOC119117532 gene encoding basement membrane-specific heparan sulfate proteoglycan core protein-like: protein MVLRSCHRRRGRREPLIVRLRPALVSFILLFLAKSDEALDCEGVDGHVKFCPASNTLKLDSTAPLTGDVVWTFQGKTDSLPGAATFGPTTGKTTTLTLPDLSAADSGMYTATYGTNPVTVRKFSILVGAVTCTAATPCNVVTGSSIVMDSDGSGTVTWVHTAPSATATTSITDGTKFSDSNLKAMGLFNVQAPNAGTYKASYGEVSKDFPVVVKARVTAVTIQGKAAVCAGGTVSLECKVGGDAEEVTWKKDNDPTTANVNGKDLTISAAQPEDAAKYTCRAKSYRGGQPADSPDFALTVSAAVDCEKPQRGRNSSTPIINSDEKKGTFGAARAASRSVALLLMTSLLQLCWML from the exons ATGGTCCTCAGAAgctgccaccgccgccgcgGCCGCCGCGAACCGCTCATCGTGAGGCTGCGCCCCGCACTTGTGTCGTTTATACTACTCTTCCTGGCCAAGTCAGACG AGGCGCTAGACTGTGAGGGCGTGGATGGCCACGTGAAATTCTGCCCCGCTAGCAACACTCTCAAACTGGATTCAACTGCTCCTTTGACTGGCGATGTCGTATGGACTTTCCAGGGAAAGACCGACTCCCTCCCAGGTGCCGCTACATTCGGTCCTACGACtgggaaaacaacaacccTGACATTGCCCGACCTGAGCGCTGCGGACAGCGGCATGTACACTGCCACCTACGGCACCAACCCCGTCACCGTCCGTAAATTCTCAATCCTTGTTGGAGCCG TCACGTGCACGGCAGCAACACCCTGCAACGTTGTGACGGGGAGCTCCATCGTGATGGATTCTGATGGTTCAGGCACAGTCACCTGGGTGCATACGGCGCCATCTGCCACGGCCACCACCTCCATCACCGACGGCACCAAGTTCAGTGACAGCAATCTCAAAGCGATGGGCCTCTTCAACGTGCAAGCACCAAACGCGGGGACCTACAAGGCCTCGTACGGGGAAGTTTCTAAGGATTTTCCAGTCGTCGTCAAAG CTCGCGTCACCGCTGTCACGATCCAGGGCAAAGCTGCTGTGTGTGCAGGCGGCACGGTCAGCTTAGAGTGCAAGGTTGGCGGTGATGCCGAAGAAGTCACTTGGAAGAAGGACAATGATCCCACCACTGCTAACGTCAATGGCAAGGACTTGACCATCAGCGCGGCGCAACCGGAGGACGCCGCTAAATACACTTGCCGCGCCAAAAGCTACCGTGGCGGTCAACCGGCCGATAGCCCCGACTTTGCTCTCACCGTTAGCG CGGCCGTCGACTGCGAGAAACCACAAAGAGGCAGGAACTCCTCCACCCCCATCATCAACAGTGACGAAAAAA AGGGGACCTTTGGGGCCGCCCGGGCCGCGTCCCGCTCCGTCGCTCTGCTGCTGATGACCAGCCTCCTTCAGCTCTGCTGGATGCTGTAG